From one Phocaeicola salanitronis DSM 18170 genomic stretch:
- a CDS encoding RagB/SusD family nutrient uptake outer membrane protein — protein MKFKTIITDLCIGTALLTITPSCTDLTENVYDQTVTANYYQTHDDVIRAFLRPFEHGFWSITSTYRLQEITADQIGTWERDGWWYDGGQWERLHDHTWGLEGGEADIITGCWNGFFQGIGQCNSVLEDFARLDPVQYGFTTEEFDALKSQIHVMRAWFYIRALDLFRHLPLVVSFSDQSQNTSYQLPPKEIFNFIETELLDALPLLPLKEGNSGNGVNQGQWNQGSAAALLVRLYLNAEKWIGEARYDDCARVAQEIIDGKYGYYALDEKWDSPFDWNNETSNEVLFAYTSSYGYSHWHMTSDMYWWGLPSNAHYYFGFTDWGGMNPGRGVQPGHDVDGNLYHFDLGTPIPKFQKYPEDVRLKKYVNLSGTSQREGMFLYGYLPYADGSGEHVKSPVGDYPIYLRDQVGKFGNTEPGTVIDDKESSVTHGDMNSGWCCVKYPIYRDDDPGAMESDYVEIRLAEIYYSLAECKFRQGDVTEAGKLLNTVRKRNYPEDTWTEYLYQPEGKVQLTEGELLDEWGREFIDESRRRTDLCRWNKFSSSTWWDKQPDADNHTDIFILTQKILGANPDLKQNPGYPDIAR, from the coding sequence ATGAAATTCAAGACGATTATAACTGATTTATGTATAGGAACAGCGTTGTTGACAATCACACCGTCCTGTACAGATTTAACGGAAAACGTTTACGACCAAACCGTTACTGCCAACTATTACCAGACACACGATGACGTGATACGTGCTTTCCTCCGTCCTTTTGAGCATGGATTCTGGTCTATTACCAGCACTTACCGGCTGCAAGAAATCACGGCAGACCAAATCGGGACATGGGAACGTGACGGTTGGTGGTACGATGGCGGTCAATGGGAACGTCTGCACGACCATACGTGGGGACTGGAAGGCGGAGAAGCCGACATTATAACAGGTTGTTGGAACGGCTTCTTCCAAGGCATCGGGCAGTGCAATTCTGTCTTGGAAGACTTTGCCCGCCTCGACCCTGTGCAATATGGCTTTACCACGGAAGAGTTTGATGCGCTCAAATCACAGATCCACGTGATGCGTGCTTGGTTTTATATCCGTGCGCTCGACCTGTTCCGCCATTTGCCTTTAGTGGTCAGTTTCAGCGATCAGTCGCAAAACACTTCTTACCAGTTGCCTCCGAAAGAGATTTTCAATTTTATAGAGACCGAACTGCTGGACGCTTTGCCTCTGTTGCCGTTGAAAGAAGGTAATTCGGGAAATGGAGTGAATCAAGGCCAATGGAATCAAGGTTCTGCCGCCGCATTGTTGGTCCGTCTCTATTTAAACGCCGAAAAATGGATTGGAGAGGCACGTTATGACGATTGTGCCCGTGTGGCTCAGGAAATCATTGACGGCAAGTATGGATATTATGCGCTGGATGAAAAGTGGGATAGCCCGTTCGATTGGAACAACGAGACATCCAACGAAGTGCTTTTTGCCTATACTTCCAGTTACGGGTACAGCCATTGGCACATGACCAGCGACATGTATTGGTGGGGCTTGCCTTCGAACGCCCACTATTATTTCGGCTTCACGGATTGGGGAGGCATGAATCCAGGGCGTGGTGTCCAGCCGGGACACGATGTGGACGGCAATCTTTATCACTTTGATTTGGGCACGCCCATTCCCAAGTTCCAGAAGTATCCCGAAGATGTGCGTTTGAAGAAATATGTCAATTTATCCGGCACCAGCCAGCGTGAAGGCATGTTTCTCTATGGCTATTTGCCATACGCTGATGGTTCCGGCGAGCATGTTAAATCTCCTGTAGGTGATTATCCGATTTATTTACGTGATCAAGTAGGCAAATTCGGGAATACTGAACCAGGTACGGTTATAGACGACAAGGAGTCCAGTGTGACTCACGGCGACATGAATTCTGGATGGTGTTGCGTAAAATACCCCATTTACCGTGATGATGATCCGGGTGCGATGGAATCCGATTATGTAGAAATCCGTTTGGCGGAAATCTATTATTCGTTAGCCGAATGCAAGTTCCGACAAGGGGATGTTACTGAAGCTGGCAAATTGCTCAACACTGTGCGCAAGCGTAATTATCCTGAAGACACGTGGACAGAATACCTTTACCAGCCTGAAGGGAAAGTACAGTTGACCGAGGGTGAATTGTTGGACGAATGGGGACGTGAGTTCATCGATGAATCACGCCGCCGGACCGACCTTTGCCGTTGGAACAAATTCAGTTCGTCCACT